A window from Leifsonia shinshuensis encodes these proteins:
- a CDS encoding MFS transporter: MVDLSPLRESPAFARLWIGGAISGIGSQMTIVAVGLHIFDLTHSTLAVSLVALFALVPMIVFGLYGGVLADAFDRRKVALVTAVVAWLSTACLALLAWAHIPVVWPLYVLTTINAVAGVMIGATRQAITPRLLPTRLLPAASALGGISMGVMVTVGPALAGLLAATVGIPWTYTVDAVLFTAAFLGIFTLPAIVPEGERQGAGLASVLEGLRFLRTAPNLSMTFVLDVIAMTFGQPRALFPAVGALLIGGGPLTVGILTAAGAVGTLLSSVFSGRLGGVRWQGRAVGRAIIVYGASILGFGVVLAVVALTGTAGGGASFAEANLPALLAATVLLAASGAADNVSSIFRMTILQASAPDVMRGRLQGVFTVVVTGGPRLGDLYIGILALTGALWFPPLLGGLLIVVLVAVIVRVQGSFRRYDALAPTP; encoded by the coding sequence ATGGTCGACCTGTCGCCGCTGCGCGAGTCGCCGGCTTTCGCCCGGCTGTGGATCGGCGGGGCGATCTCGGGCATCGGGTCGCAGATGACGATCGTCGCGGTCGGCCTGCACATCTTCGACCTGACCCATTCGACGCTCGCCGTGTCGCTGGTGGCACTCTTCGCCCTGGTGCCGATGATCGTGTTCGGGCTCTACGGCGGTGTGCTCGCTGACGCGTTCGACCGCCGCAAGGTGGCTCTGGTGACCGCCGTCGTCGCGTGGCTCTCGACCGCGTGCCTCGCGCTGCTCGCCTGGGCGCACATCCCGGTCGTCTGGCCGCTCTACGTGCTCACCACCATCAACGCCGTCGCCGGCGTGATGATCGGCGCGACGCGTCAGGCGATCACTCCGCGGCTGCTGCCGACGCGGCTGCTCCCGGCCGCCAGCGCGCTCGGCGGCATCAGCATGGGCGTCATGGTGACCGTCGGACCGGCGCTCGCCGGACTGCTGGCGGCGACCGTCGGCATCCCCTGGACCTACACGGTGGATGCGGTGCTCTTCACCGCCGCGTTCCTCGGCATCTTCACCCTCCCCGCCATCGTGCCGGAGGGGGAGCGGCAGGGCGCCGGGCTCGCCTCGGTGCTCGAGGGGCTGCGCTTCCTGCGCACCGCCCCCAACCTCAGCATGACCTTCGTGCTCGACGTGATCGCCATGACCTTCGGCCAGCCGCGCGCGCTGTTCCCGGCCGTCGGCGCCCTGCTGATCGGCGGGGGACCGCTGACCGTGGGCATCCTCACCGCGGCCGGCGCCGTCGGCACGCTCCTGTCGAGCGTGTTCTCGGGCAGGCTCGGCGGGGTGCGGTGGCAGGGGCGCGCGGTCGGGCGGGCGATCATCGTCTACGGCGCGAGCATCCTCGGCTTCGGCGTGGTGCTGGCGGTCGTCGCGCTGACCGGCACGGCGGGCGGGGGAGCGTCCTTCGCAGAGGCGAACCTCCCGGCTCTGCTGGCCGCGACCGTGCTGCTCGCGGCTTCGGGCGCGGCGGACAACGTGAGCTCGATCTTCCGGATGACGATCCTCCAGGCATCGGCGCCGGACGTGATGCGCGGCCGACTGCAGGGCGTCTTCACGGTCGTCGTCACCGGCGGCCCGCGCCTCGGCGATCTCTACATCGGCATCCTCGCGCTCACCGGCGCGCTGTGGTTCCCGCCGCTGCTCGGAGGGCTGCTGATCGTGGTGCTCGTCGCCGTGATCGTGCGGGTGCAGGGCAGCTTCCGCCGGTACGACGCGCTGGCGCCGACCCCGTAG
- a CDS encoding phosphatase PAP2 family protein, with amino-acid sequence MAASRRRARSRIPLPARIRRLDAQVAARVNERTTGPAVDGFWRGLTRAANHGKLWFAVAAVLVALGRPRAAARGLASLGLASLVANLVGKRLVGGERPALTSIPVSRRLQRTPTSPSFPSGHTASAAAFATGVALEWPAAGAALAPLAAGVGYSRLHTGAHWLSDVAGGAAIGAGAALALKAAVPALKRTVPRDPPTARMVDLPATDTGEGVFVVVNPGSGRGLGRPEAGPLLREKLPQARIHELQDGDDIAELIGRELRSERPPTVLGAYGGDGTVSAVAQQALAEDLPLVVFPGGTFNHFAKAALLDSVDATLSALAAGHGREVDVADLQFGDGHEVTVLNTASVGLYPSFVEEREKHEKRLGKPIAALLAAIRVIRRGDPLQVRIDGERRAVWSVFVGVDRYYPVAVAPIERRRLDDHLLDVRILFAGGRPRTRGAVALAFGGRADALVARLPFLQGPPALDARTVEEITIEADGDDPGYAHDGEASTETPGEPKRLRLRMRASALRVYSPPA; translated from the coding sequence ATGGCCGCATCCCGTCGCCGAGCACGCTCTCGGATCCCGCTCCCCGCCCGCATCCGGCGCCTGGATGCGCAGGTCGCCGCACGGGTGAACGAACGCACGACGGGCCCCGCGGTCGACGGCTTCTGGCGGGGGCTGACCCGCGCGGCCAACCACGGGAAGCTGTGGTTCGCGGTCGCCGCGGTGCTCGTCGCGCTGGGCCGTCCGCGTGCCGCAGCGCGCGGGCTGGCGTCCCTGGGGCTCGCCAGCCTCGTCGCGAACCTGGTCGGCAAGCGGCTGGTCGGAGGCGAACGCCCGGCGCTCACGTCCATCCCGGTGTCACGCCGCCTGCAGCGGACGCCGACCTCGCCGTCCTTCCCGTCGGGTCACACCGCGAGCGCCGCCGCCTTCGCCACCGGGGTCGCACTGGAGTGGCCTGCCGCGGGCGCCGCCCTGGCGCCGCTGGCGGCCGGGGTCGGCTACTCGCGCCTGCACACCGGCGCGCACTGGCTGTCGGATGTCGCGGGCGGCGCGGCCATCGGCGCGGGCGCGGCGCTCGCTCTCAAGGCCGCCGTGCCGGCGCTCAAGCGCACGGTCCCCCGCGATCCGCCCACCGCGCGGATGGTCGACCTCCCGGCCACCGACACCGGCGAGGGCGTGTTCGTCGTGGTCAACCCGGGCTCCGGGCGCGGCCTCGGCCGGCCGGAGGCCGGTCCGCTGCTGCGCGAGAAGCTGCCGCAGGCGCGCATCCACGAGCTTCAGGACGGCGACGACATCGCCGAGCTGATCGGCCGCGAGCTCCGCTCCGAGCGGCCGCCCACGGTGCTCGGCGCCTACGGCGGGGACGGGACGGTCTCCGCCGTCGCGCAGCAGGCGCTGGCGGAGGACCTCCCGCTGGTCGTCTTCCCGGGCGGGACGTTCAACCACTTCGCCAAGGCGGCCCTGCTCGACAGCGTCGACGCGACCCTCTCCGCCCTCGCGGCAGGACACGGCCGGGAGGTCGACGTCGCCGACCTGCAGTTCGGCGACGGGCACGAGGTCACGGTGCTGAACACCGCCTCCGTCGGCCTCTACCCGTCGTTCGTCGAGGAGCGCGAGAAGCACGAGAAGCGGCTCGGCAAGCCGATCGCGGCACTGCTGGCGGCGATCCGCGTGATCCGCCGCGGCGACCCGCTGCAGGTGCGGATCGACGGGGAGCGTCGCGCGGTGTGGTCGGTGTTCGTCGGCGTGGACCGCTACTACCCGGTCGCCGTCGCCCCCATCGAGCGGCGCAGGCTCGACGACCACCTGCTCGACGTGCGCATCCTGTTCGCCGGCGGCCGTCCGCGCACCCGCGGCGCCGTCGCGCTCGCCTTCGGCGGACGGGCCGACGCGCTGGTCGCGCGCCTGCCGTTCCTGCAGGGTCCGCCCGCGCTCGACGCGCGGACGGTCGAGGAGATCACCATCGAGGCCGACGGGGACGACCCCGGCTACGCGCACGACGGCGAGGCGTCGACCGAGACGCCGGGCGAGCCTAAGCGACTGAGGCTCCGGATGCGCGCCTCCGCTCTGCGGGTCTACTCGCCTCCGGCGTGA
- a CDS encoding citrate synthase, whose product MNWIESLVNVDRINMDALPRLTADQTAERLGVKLETLYAYVARGRLSRERTADGSTFDPLEVERFAASRQRRPGAAARSEGSPLMVIETGFALIDDGELSYRGRPVDELATEPFETVAHWALTGEWDPEARLAPAADLEPARAAGAALPAAAGDRDRQLVAVTALAAADPLRASLDPSVVATAGERLVAGMVEVLPLRSPGAGPGTDAASLASRGSLAERLFARLAPTPPDDADLALLNAAVVLLLDHDIAVSTLAARAAASARATPYGVVVAGLGALDSPLHGNASRAAHRLLARVAAGEDPARVVSDSVLTTHGPVPGFGQPLYPAGDPRARILLRMLAESGRHAEVVDAVDSVAGVMRDRTGAHPNVDLALGAVTLACGMADDAGEVVFATARTVGWLVHALDEYGRAPLRLRPVGRYTGP is encoded by the coding sequence GTGAACTGGATCGAATCGCTCGTCAACGTTGATCGGATCAATATGGATGCGCTCCCCCGCCTCACCGCCGACCAGACGGCCGAGCGTCTCGGCGTGAAGCTCGAGACCCTCTACGCCTACGTCGCGCGCGGTCGGCTGTCGCGCGAGCGGACCGCGGACGGCTCGACCTTCGATCCGCTCGAGGTGGAGCGGTTCGCGGCCTCGCGCCAACGGCGTCCAGGCGCCGCCGCCCGCTCGGAGGGCTCGCCCCTGATGGTGATCGAGACCGGGTTCGCGCTCATCGACGACGGAGAGCTGTCGTACCGCGGACGGCCGGTCGACGAGCTGGCGACCGAGCCGTTCGAGACCGTGGCGCACTGGGCGCTCACCGGCGAGTGGGACCCCGAGGCGAGGCTGGCGCCGGCCGCAGACCTGGAGCCCGCTCGCGCGGCCGGCGCGGCCCTCCCCGCGGCCGCGGGAGACCGGGACCGTCAGCTGGTGGCGGTCACCGCCCTCGCTGCCGCGGACCCGCTGCGCGCCTCCCTCGACCCGTCCGTGGTCGCGACCGCCGGGGAGCGGCTGGTCGCGGGGATGGTGGAGGTGCTGCCGCTGCGTTCGCCGGGCGCGGGACCGGGCACGGACGCGGCCTCGCTCGCATCCCGGGGTTCGCTCGCGGAGCGGCTGTTCGCCCGATTGGCGCCCACCCCGCCGGACGATGCCGATCTGGCGCTGCTCAACGCCGCCGTCGTGCTGCTCCTCGACCACGACATCGCCGTCTCGACGCTGGCCGCCCGCGCTGCGGCGTCGGCCCGCGCGACGCCCTACGGCGTCGTCGTCGCGGGACTGGGCGCCCTCGACTCGCCCCTGCACGGCAACGCCAGCCGCGCCGCCCACCGGCTGCTGGCCCGGGTGGCCGCCGGGGAGGACCCCGCCCGCGTCGTATCGGACTCCGTCCTCACCACGCACGGACCCGTGCCCGGATTCGGGCAGCCGCTCTACCCCGCGGGCGATCCGCGGGCGCGCATCCTCCTCCGGATGCTCGCCGAGAGCGGGCGGCACGCGGAGGTGGTCGACGCGGTGGACTCCGTGGCCGGCGTCATGCGCGACCGCACGGGCGCGCATCCGAACGTCGACCTCGCACTCGGCGCCGTCACTCTCGCGTGCGGGATGGCGGACGACGCCGGGGAGGTCGTGTTCGCCACCGCGCGCACGGTCGGCTGGCTGGTGCACGCCCTCGACGAGTACGGCAGGGCGCCGCTGCGGCTGCGGCCGGTGGGGCGCTACACGGGGCCGTGA
- a CDS encoding BatC protein, translating to MSDINDDDISTDAVGGGEGPADGGANPGGHDGGADGSAGGTGEGPADGGANPGGHDGGADGSAGSGGEGPADGGANAGGHDGGADGSA from the coding sequence ATGAGCGACATCAACGACGACGACATCAGCACCGACGCGGTCGGCGGCGGCGAGGGCCCCGCGGACGGCGGAGCGAACCCGGGCGGCCACGACGGCGGAGCCGACGGCTCGGCCGGCGGCACCGGCGAGGGCCCCGCGGACGGCGGCGCCAACCCCGGAGGCCACGACGGCGGAGCGGACGGCTCGGCCGGTTCGGGCGGCGAGGGGCCGGCCGATGGCGGCGCCAATGCGGGCGGGCACGACGGCGGAGCCGACGGGTCCGCTTGA
- a CDS encoding MetQ/NlpA family ABC transporter substrate-binding protein has translation MSDATPSTPALPEKPKRSRTGWFVGIGIAVVAVIVAVVLVVVNLTGSGAATAKTVTVKIGTTEASSPYWGVLKKEAAKEGIDIQTVNFRDYTQANPALADGQLDLNLFQHLQFLANYDVQAKQDLVPIGATLVVPLPLYSIKHKSLKDIPQGGTIAIPNDATNQARALLVLQKAGLLKLKNGGSTLATPADIDASASKVTVIPVDAAQTAPALSSADGAIINNNFALTAGIDPKSALFQDDPKSSTAEPYINAFVARAKDKDNKTYQKVAELYHTKAVTDAVLAESKNTAVIVDRSSSDLIGILDKLKKTIQAAQ, from the coding sequence ATGTCCGACGCCACCCCGTCCACCCCCGCGCTGCCGGAGAAGCCGAAGCGCTCCCGCACCGGCTGGTTCGTCGGCATCGGCATCGCCGTCGTGGCCGTCATCGTCGCCGTCGTGCTGGTGGTCGTGAACCTGACCGGCTCCGGAGCCGCGACGGCCAAGACCGTCACCGTCAAGATCGGCACGACCGAGGCGTCGTCGCCGTACTGGGGCGTGCTCAAGAAGGAGGCGGCGAAGGAGGGCATCGACATCCAGACCGTCAACTTCCGCGACTACACCCAGGCCAACCCGGCGCTCGCCGACGGCCAGCTCGACCTGAACCTGTTCCAGCACCTCCAGTTCCTGGCGAACTACGACGTGCAGGCCAAGCAGGACCTCGTGCCGATCGGCGCGACGCTGGTCGTCCCGCTTCCGCTGTACTCGATCAAGCACAAGAGCCTGAAGGACATCCCGCAGGGCGGGACGATCGCCATCCCGAACGACGCCACCAATCAGGCGCGCGCCCTGCTGGTGCTGCAGAAGGCGGGACTGCTGAAGCTCAAGAACGGCGGCAGCACCCTGGCGACCCCGGCTGACATCGACGCCTCCGCGTCCAAGGTGACGGTCATCCCGGTGGATGCCGCCCAGACGGCTCCCGCGCTGAGCTCCGCCGACGGCGCCATCATCAACAACAACTTCGCGCTCACCGCGGGCATCGACCCGAAGTCGGCGCTGTTCCAGGACGACCCGAAGTCGTCGACCGCCGAGCCGTACATCAACGCCTTCGTCGCCCGCGCCAAGGACAAGGACAACAAGACGTACCAGAAGGTCGCCGAGCTCTACCACACCAAGGCCGTCACGGATGCGGTGCTCGCGGAGTCGAAGAACACGGCCGTGATCGTCGACCGTTCGTCGTCCGACCTGATCGGCATCCTGGACAAGCTGAAGAAGACCATCCAGGCGGCCCAGTAG
- a CDS encoding methionine ABC transporter permease, whose amino-acid sequence MTDWSTLWPVYLQSIGQTLWMVVATLVLGGILGLALGVLLYTTRRGGLLENRTLSTVLNVLVNFIRPIPFIIFMTAIAPLTQLVLGTFLGTPAAIFPMTIAATFGISRIVEQNLVTIEPGVIEAARAMGSSPWRIITTLLIPEALGPLILGYTFIFVAIVDLSAIAGSIGGGGLGDFAISYGYQRYNWAVTWIAVITIVVLVQAAQFLGNWLARKALRR is encoded by the coding sequence ATGACCGACTGGTCGACCCTGTGGCCCGTGTACCTGCAGTCCATCGGGCAGACGCTGTGGATGGTCGTGGCGACGCTCGTGCTCGGCGGCATCCTGGGCCTGGCGCTCGGCGTCCTGCTCTACACCACCCGCCGCGGCGGCCTGCTGGAGAACCGGACACTGTCCACCGTGCTCAACGTGCTGGTCAACTTCATCCGGCCCATCCCGTTCATCATCTTCATGACCGCGATCGCGCCGCTGACGCAGCTGGTGCTCGGGACGTTCCTCGGCACGCCGGCGGCCATCTTCCCGATGACGATCGCCGCCACCTTCGGCATCTCCCGCATCGTGGAGCAGAACCTGGTGACCATCGAGCCGGGCGTGATCGAGGCGGCGCGGGCGATGGGTTCGAGCCCGTGGCGGATCATCACGACGCTGCTGATCCCGGAGGCGCTCGGTCCGCTCATCCTGGGCTACACCTTCATCTTCGTCGCGATCGTCGACCTGTCGGCCATCGCGGGAAGCATCGGCGGCGGCGGCCTGGGCGACTTCGCGATCTCGTACGGGTACCAGCGCTACAACTGGGCGGTGACGTGGATCGCCGTGATCACGATCGTCGTGCTGGTGCAGGCCGCGCAGTTCCTCGGCAACTGGCTGGCGCGGAAGGCGCTGCGGCGCTGA
- a CDS encoding citrate/2-methylcitrate synthase — MDRMDDTLIDVPRGLTNVVAARTALGDVRGHEGFYHYRQYSAVDLARERTFEEAWYLLLFGELPTASELDDFRARIVTARRIPDEVRPLLPAIARLTAGGDALAGLRMALTAVAAADRVRPLYDETPDARLEDAIRVAAVTPVLLATLHALADGREPLPPRDDLGHVAGYLHLVTGRIPTAQEERALSAYMTAAIDHGFNASTFTARVIASTGADLTSAVGGALGALGGPLHGGAPSRALDTLDEIGTPDRTDEWVRRTLAEGGRVMGFGHAVYRTEDPRSRMLREFAEGFGGPRVAFAVQVERRVQQLLAELKPGRELHTNVEFYAGVVMELCGVPRSMFTPTFAAARVVGWTAHILEQAADGKILRPSSRYTGPAAPQPLPARVPAAS; from the coding sequence ATGGACAGGATGGACGACACACTCATCGACGTCCCCCGCGGCCTCACCAACGTGGTCGCGGCGCGGACCGCTCTCGGTGACGTGCGCGGGCACGAAGGCTTCTACCACTACCGGCAGTACTCGGCGGTGGATCTGGCGCGCGAGCGCACCTTCGAGGAGGCGTGGTACCTGCTCCTGTTCGGCGAGCTGCCGACGGCCTCCGAGCTGGACGACTTCCGCGCCCGGATCGTCACCGCACGCCGCATCCCGGACGAGGTGCGCCCGCTGCTGCCCGCGATCGCCCGCCTCACGGCCGGCGGCGACGCGCTGGCCGGCCTGCGCATGGCGCTGACGGCGGTGGCCGCCGCGGATCGCGTTCGGCCGCTCTACGACGAGACGCCGGATGCGCGGCTGGAGGACGCCATCCGGGTCGCCGCGGTGACGCCGGTGCTGCTCGCGACCCTCCACGCGCTCGCCGACGGACGCGAACCGCTGCCGCCGAGGGACGACCTGGGTCACGTCGCCGGCTACCTGCACCTGGTGACCGGGCGCATCCCGACCGCCCAGGAGGAGCGCGCCCTCAGCGCCTACATGACCGCCGCGATCGACCACGGCTTCAACGCCTCCACCTTCACGGCACGGGTGATCGCGTCCACCGGCGCCGACCTGACGTCGGCCGTCGGCGGGGCGCTGGGGGCGCTCGGCGGTCCGCTGCACGGCGGCGCCCCGAGCCGCGCGCTCGACACCCTCGACGAGATCGGCACGCCCGACCGCACCGACGAGTGGGTGCGCCGCACCCTCGCCGAGGGCGGACGCGTCATGGGGTTCGGCCACGCCGTGTACCGCACGGAGGACCCGCGATCGCGCATGCTCCGCGAGTTCGCCGAGGGCTTCGGCGGTCCCCGGGTGGCGTTCGCCGTCCAGGTGGAGCGGCGGGTGCAGCAGCTGCTGGCCGAGCTGAAACCGGGACGCGAGCTGCACACCAACGTCGAGTTCTACGCCGGGGTGGTGATGGAGCTGTGCGGTGTGCCCCGGTCGATGTTCACCCCGACGTTCGCCGCCGCGCGCGTCGTCGGCTGGACCGCGCACATCCTGGAGCAGGCTGCCGACGGCAAGATCCTCCGGCCGTCGTCGCGCTACACGGGTCCGGCTGCGCCGCAGCCGCTGCCCGCGCGGGTGCCGGCCGCGTCCTGA
- a CDS encoding JmjC domain-containing protein, which produces MTTDGRGPGDRPALSRCVPVDRERFAAEYWGRRPVFTRAADLPRDFSDLFSTDAVDELVSSRALRTPFVRMAKEGDVLPPSRFTGPGGFGAEVGDQLDSAKVLAEFADGATLVLQGLHRTWPAIAEFSRRLAAELGHPAQVNAYITPASSRGFDPHYDVHDVFVLQIAGEKHWRIHEPVHPDPLRDQPWSDHRQEVAARAQETPAIDETFRPGDALYLPRGWIHSAEALGGVSVHLTIGVAAYTRHDVVREAVARAADTSALRASLPLGFDPSDAEAVAAVVGETVDALVEALADPAARADVAAAVADRLRRRRRADSPPAPVRPLATIATAETIGPSTLVRARPGLDADVTVEVETVTVRLPTKKIALPIAAREAVERLLDGRPVAVGELPLDERSAVVVARRLLREGVVVGALSAGGVGAADAGAGGADAGDLGAEFADVDPADEAGVSSDGERSATADFGTATAT; this is translated from the coding sequence ATGACGACGGATGGGCGCGGGCCGGGCGACCGGCCCGCGCTTTCGCGTTGCGTGCCGGTCGATCGCGAGCGTTTCGCCGCGGAGTACTGGGGACGGCGCCCGGTGTTCACGCGCGCGGCGGACCTGCCCCGCGACTTCTCGGACCTGTTCAGCACGGATGCGGTGGATGAGCTGGTCTCGTCCCGCGCGCTGCGGACGCCGTTCGTGCGCATGGCGAAGGAGGGCGACGTGCTGCCGCCGTCCCGGTTCACCGGCCCCGGCGGCTTCGGCGCCGAGGTGGGCGACCAGCTCGACTCGGCGAAGGTGCTGGCCGAGTTCGCGGACGGCGCCACCCTCGTGCTCCAAGGGCTGCACCGCACCTGGCCCGCGATCGCGGAGTTCTCCCGGCGCCTGGCGGCGGAGCTCGGGCATCCCGCGCAGGTGAACGCGTACATCACGCCGGCGTCCTCGCGCGGCTTCGACCCGCACTACGACGTGCACGACGTGTTCGTGCTGCAGATCGCGGGCGAGAAGCACTGGCGCATCCACGAGCCGGTGCACCCGGACCCGCTGCGCGACCAGCCGTGGAGCGACCACCGGCAGGAGGTCGCGGCGCGCGCCCAGGAGACGCCCGCGATCGACGAGACCTTCCGGCCCGGCGACGCGCTGTACCTGCCGCGGGGCTGGATCCACTCGGCGGAGGCGCTCGGCGGCGTCTCCGTGCACCTGACGATCGGCGTCGCGGCGTACACGCGGCACGACGTCGTGCGGGAGGCGGTGGCCCGGGCCGCGGACACGAGCGCGCTGCGGGCGTCCCTGCCTCTGGGGTTCGATCCGTCGGACGCGGAGGCGGTGGCCGCGGTGGTCGGCGAGACGGTCGACGCCCTGGTGGAGGCGCTGGCGGATCCGGCAGCCCGTGCGGACGTCGCGGCCGCGGTCGCCGACCGCCTGCGGCGCCGCCGGCGCGCGGACTCGCCTCCGGCGCCCGTCCGTCCGCTCGCGACCATCGCGACCGCGGAGACGATCGGGCCGTCGACGCTGGTGCGCGCACGTCCGGGGCTCGACGCGGACGTGACCGTGGAGGTCGAGACGGTGACGGTGCGGCTCCCGACGAAGAAGATCGCGCTGCCGATCGCCGCGCGGGAGGCCGTGGAGCGGCTGCTCGACGGCCGGCCGGTGGCGGTCGGAGAGTTGCCGCTGGACGAGCGGTCGGCCGTCGTGGTGGCGCGGCGGCTGCTGCGGGAGGGGGTCGTCGTGGGGGCTCTGAGCGCTGGCGGTGTCGGCGCTGCCGACGCCGGTGCGGGCGGTGCCGACGCCGGTGACCTCGGTGCCGAGTTCGCGGACGTGGACCCGGCCGACGAGGCGGGCGTCTCGTCGGACGGCGAGCGCAGCGCGACCGCCGACTTCGGAACCGCGACCGCCACGTGA
- a CDS encoding sucrase ferredoxin — MTDTVPGWLPCSDRAIGRGDPLPGTAGLGERWLLVEIESGWGRHAFFDSDLDPALGAAIVSRAEEAGMRPLAIRRTRLRAPQRRDQSSWRWALVDCRPGRESIRWGRVDDPAELLTLPLDGSAGEPSDAPIYAVCTHARHDQCCAVRGRPVVEALAATHPELTWECSHLGGDRFAATMIAFPHGLLYGRVLAEDVETVVERHAEGRVVPGLLRGRTALTTVAQAAEAFARTATGDDRIDAFRVLDEHPHPHGWRVDLRHGDETLTVEVGERLSEPLLSTCAATIAHPVREFVPVSVDPA; from the coding sequence GTGACGGACACCGTCCCGGGCTGGCTGCCGTGCAGCGACCGGGCCATCGGGCGGGGTGACCCGCTGCCGGGCACGGCCGGTCTCGGCGAGCGCTGGCTGCTCGTCGAGATCGAGAGCGGCTGGGGACGCCACGCGTTCTTCGACTCCGACCTGGACCCGGCCCTCGGCGCCGCGATCGTCTCGCGCGCCGAGGAGGCCGGGATGCGCCCCCTCGCGATCCGGCGTACCCGGCTGCGCGCTCCGCAACGCCGGGACCAGTCGTCGTGGCGCTGGGCGCTGGTCGACTGCCGTCCGGGTCGCGAGTCCATCCGCTGGGGTCGCGTTGACGACCCCGCCGAGCTGCTGACGCTCCCGCTCGACGGCAGCGCCGGCGAGCCGAGCGACGCGCCGATCTACGCCGTCTGCACCCACGCCCGCCACGACCAGTGCTGCGCCGTGCGCGGCCGCCCAGTGGTGGAGGCGCTGGCCGCCACCCATCCGGAGCTGACGTGGGAGTGCTCGCACCTCGGTGGCGACCGGTTCGCCGCGACGATGATCGCCTTCCCGCACGGCCTCCTCTACGGCCGGGTGCTCGCGGAGGACGTCGAGACGGTGGTGGAGCGGCACGCGGAGGGACGGGTGGTCCCGGGCCTGCTGCGCGGACGCACCGCCCTGACGACGGTCGCCCAGGCGGCGGAGGCGTTCGCCCGCACCGCGACCGGCGACGATCGGATCGACGCCTTCCGCGTGCTCGACGAGCATCCGCATCCGCACGGCTGGCGCGTCGACCTCCGCCACGGCGACGAGACGCTCACCGTGGAGGTGGGCGAACGCCTGTCGGAGCCGCTGCTGAGCACCTGCGCCGCGACGATCGCCCACCCGGTGCGCGAGTTCGTGCCCGTGTCGGTGGACCCGGCCTGA
- a CDS encoding ATP-binding cassette domain-containing protein has product MADRTTDRTGRDTDAPIIEFRGVTKSFGSGDAAVPAVDRLDLTIGRGEIFGIIGYSGAGKSTLVRLINALEHPTAGSVIVDGRDLTTLKERELRRVRAGIGMIFQQFNLFRSRTVFGNVAYPLKVAGWPADDRKKRVAELLAFVGLTDKAWSYPDQLSGGQKQRVGIARALATNPDILLADEATSALDPETTSDVLALLKRVNQELGVTIVVITHEMEVVRSIADRVAVLDAGRVIETGSVFEVFSAPRTPTAQRFVGTVLRNQPGESDIERLRGKHSGRIVSARIHDDGRLGSVLSDAVGRHNVRFEIVYGGISALQGRSFGSLTLELLGEPADVDALIADLRTVTEVEEVAA; this is encoded by the coding sequence GTGGCAGACCGCACGACTGACCGGACCGGTCGCGACACCGATGCGCCGATCATCGAGTTCCGCGGCGTCACCAAGAGCTTCGGCTCGGGTGACGCCGCGGTCCCGGCGGTCGACCGGCTCGATCTGACCATCGGCCGCGGCGAGATCTTCGGCATCATCGGCTACTCGGGCGCGGGCAAGAGCACCCTCGTGCGGCTCATCAACGCGCTCGAGCATCCGACCGCCGGCTCCGTGATCGTGGACGGACGCGACCTCACGACCTTGAAGGAGCGCGAGCTCCGCCGGGTGCGGGCGGGGATCGGGATGATCTTCCAGCAGTTCAACCTGTTCCGCTCGCGCACGGTGTTCGGGAACGTCGCGTACCCGCTCAAGGTGGCGGGATGGCCGGCCGACGACCGCAAGAAGCGTGTCGCCGAGCTGCTGGCCTTCGTCGGTCTCACCGATAAGGCGTGGAGCTACCCCGACCAGCTCTCGGGCGGCCAGAAGCAGCGGGTGGGCATCGCCCGCGCGCTCGCGACCAACCCCGACATCCTGCTCGCCGACGAGGCGACGAGCGCGCTCGACCCGGAGACCACCTCCGACGTCCTCGCCCTGCTGAAGCGCGTGAACCAGGAGCTGGGCGTCACCATCGTGGTCATCACGCACGAGATGGAGGTCGTCCGCTCCATCGCCGATCGCGTCGCCGTGCTCGACGCCGGCCGGGTGATCGAGACAGGGAGCGTGTTCGAAGTGTTCTCGGCGCCGCGCACCCCGACGGCGCAGCGGTTCGTCGGCACGGTGCTGCGCAACCAGCCGGGGGAGTCCGACATCGAGCGGCTCCGCGGCAAGCACAGCGGGCGGATCGTGTCGGCCCGCATCCACGACGACGGCCGCCTGGGCTCGGTGCTGTCGGACGCGGTGGGCCGCCACAACGTCCGCTTCGAGATCGTCTACGGCGGCATCTCCGCGCTGCAGGGCCGCTCGTTCGGCAGCCTGACCCTGGAGTTGCTCGGTGAGCCCGCCGACGTGGATGCGCTGATCGCCGACCTCCGCACCGTCACCGAGGTCGAGGAGGTGGCCGCATGA